The Acetonema longum DSM 6540 DNA segment GCTTGTCCAGGTTAATTTACATTTTTGTTTGATTGTGGCGGCAGCCTCGCCTAATTGCAGGTAATCCTGGTATTGGGTTTCCCGGTTGGTCACCACGCCGATAGATATGGAGACAAAGGGGAACTCTTCCTCCTGTCCACGGCGGTTTTTTGCGCGGATGTATCCGCGGCGGCGGTCTTCTTCATTGTAGAAACCGGGCACCTGAGCGTCAAACGTCTGAATAATTCTTTCACAAACCGCTTCTACTTGGTTAGAACGAAGAATGGCAACGAAATCATCACCGCCGATATGCCCCAGGAAGACGTCGGAAAATTCTTGGCACTGCAGTTGCTTCTGAATGATCTGAGCCGTCATCTGAATGACCTGATCGCCGTTTTCAAAGCCGTATACATCATTATACGATTTAAAGTTATCCAAATCAAAATAAAGTACGGCATAATCCCCGGTATCGGCCACCACTTTTTTCAGCTCTTCTTCCACCAGCATATTTCCCGGCAATCCGGTCAGGGGATTGGAATGTTTTGCCCGGGTTAATTCCAGCTGTGAGATCTTCTCCAGCAGCGACTTAACAGTCGTAATGCCGAAATACTCGCCATCACGGGTAATAATGATACAGTCATACATGCTTTCTTCCGTACGGGCCAAAGCGAATTTCGCTACCTGGTCAAGAGGCGTATAATAATCGAATACCAGGGGATTTTTGTCCATGAGCAATTCTACCGGACGTTTCATGTACACAGCCACTCCGTACTGGGTAGCCAGATGGGCCAAAAATTTATATTTCATCAGTACGCCCACCGGTTGACCGCCACCCACAATCGGGATTCCCTGAATTGTAGGATTGGCGTTAAAATGATCAATAATCTGATGCCCATCGGTGCCGGGCGAAAAGCTCCTGTCCTGACACGCTATTTCTCCAATCGGCAGGGTAAGGAGGGTGTAAAAAAGATTCCGGCCTTTACGCTGGTTTCTCTCGTTAATCGCGTGGCGCAACTGAGTTGAAATCTCCAGGAAATCCGGCATCGGTCTCTGCAGAAAGTACCCTTGCCCATAATGAATGCCGATATCAATCAAGGCATTCAGTTCGCCAATAGTCTCGATGCCCTCGGCAATGATTTTCATGTTTGTAGCCAGCGAAAAGTCGTAGAAGGCTTTCATAAGAGCCTGCTTTAAAGGGTCTTTATCGATATTGCGCACTAGTTCCATATCAATCTTAACATAGTGAGGATGAGTTTCCGCCAGCAGTGTCAAACCGGAATAACCGGACCCGGTATCATCCAGCGCGATCTTATATCCCTGGCTGGTGTAATGATCAAGGGTCTTTTTAAAGCTTTTATAATCTTCAATGGCGGTTTTTTCGGTAATTTCAAAGATGATATTGACGGCATCAACCTGGCAGCGCTCCAGAATCTCCTTGGTCAGGCCTTTTTTAAAGCGGATATCATGGATCACTTTTGGATCCACGTTCAAAAACAGCATTTTCTGCGGAATCATTTCCCGGGCCTTTTCCAAAGCACGAGAGCGGCATAGAAATTCCAAATCCCACAGCAGATTGTAGTGCTTTGCCGCGGCAAACAACTTGTTCGGCCATTCCAGCCGCGATCCCGCAGGGCCGCGGCTCAACGCTTCATACCCCAGGATTGATCCATCTGAAAGCGACACA contains these protein-coding regions:
- a CDS encoding GGDEF domain-containing protein codes for the protein MLEWMTLTDDNPDGVPRYSDSLCVELQNILRQKAIQTVFQPIVSLSDGSILGYEALSRGPAGSRLEWPNKLFAAAKHYNLLWDLEFLCRSRALEKAREMIPQKMLFLNVDPKVIHDIRFKKGLTKEILERCQVDAVNIIFEITEKTAIEDYKSFKKTLDHYTSQGYKIALDDTGSGYSGLTLLAETHPHYVKIDMELVRNIDKDPLKQALMKAFYDFSLATNMKIIAEGIETIGELNALIDIGIHYGQGYFLQRPMPDFLEISTQLRHAINERNQRKGRNLFYTLLTLPIGEIACQDRSFSPGTDGHQIIDHFNANPTIQGIPIVGGGQPVGVLMKYKFLAHLATQYGVAVYMKRPVELLMDKNPLVFDYYTPLDQVAKFALARTEESMYDCIIITRDGEYFGITTVKSLLEKISQLELTRAKHSNPLTGLPGNMLVEEELKKVVADTGDYAVLYFDLDNFKSYNDVYGFENGDQVIQMTAQIIQKQLQCQEFSDVFLGHIGGDDFVAILRSNQVEAVCERIIQTFDAQVPGFYNEEDRRRGYIRAKNRRGQEEEFPFVSISIGVVTNRETQYQDYLQLGEAAATIKQKCKLTWTSCYHIA